The Coleofasciculus sp. FACHB-1120 genome segment TCACGGCACGGTGAAAGAAAATATCGCCTACGGCAGTCCTGACGCAACTGAAGCTGAGGTAATAGAAGCGGCTAAAATTGCCGAAGCTCAAGACTTTATCCTGCAACTTCCCCAAGGTTACGACACGATTGTCGGTGAGCGGGGGCAAAAGTTGTCAGGTGGGCAAAGACAGCGGATTGCGATCGCGCGTGCGGTTTTGAAAGATCCGCCGATTCTCATCTTGGATGAAGCCACCTCCGCTGTAGACAATGAGACAGAAGCAGCCATTCAGCGATCGCTCGAACGAATTACCGTCAATCGCACCACGATAGCGATCGCTCATCGCCTCTCCACCGTCCGCAATGCTGATTGTATCTATGTCATGGAACAAGGCTTCTTAGTAGAGCAAGGACGACACGAACAACTATTAGAAGAACAGGGAATTTATGCCAGCCTTTGGAAAGTGCAGACAGGCATCAAAAATGGAAAAATTTAGCCGTTTTTTTCTTCTATTCAACCCTCGTGAACGAGCTTACCCTAGTCACGAAAATATGTAGACTGCTGCTAAATCAAAGCCTCTCGCCTCCTAGGAGAGAGGTTTGGAGAGAGGTCAAAAATGTACTGCACTCAACCGAGAACCACTCTATCTTTCTCATCCTCTTTCATCGCCTTGCTCATTGAACCTAGCACCGAAGATTTTTAGGCTTCTACGCTGCTGTTCCGTTAACCCCATTCCTTTCCCAAAATTGCAATTCTCCACCACCGCACCTGACCATATTGTTTCATTAAGAGTTGCACCCCTCAAATCCGCATTTCTCAAATCTGCTCCAGTAAAATTGGCAAACAAAAGGTCAGCTTCCAATAAACTGCTTCCCCTCAAATTTGCCCCTGATAAATCACCCCGAATAAAGTTAACTCCATCTAAATTCAAGTTAGATAAATCCGCTCCCCTGAGCTTAGGGAACTTCACCCGGCTTGTATCTCTAAAAAAATTCATGACGCAAGCTACATTTGGTTCGGTTAACGGCATTTTAGTTAAAAAATCAGCATAACGCGCTATCCCCAAGTCTTTGAGGTTCTGCAAGCGTTTTTGGGGATCTTGTGCCAAAAATTGGCTGCAAATAAAATGAAGGTCTTGCGTTGGGGCGTTTAGCATGACTGTCCAGCATGACTTCAGATAAAGGAATCTTAAGATTAAACATCTCTTACTCTAGGCAGATAGTTCCACTAACTTTGGGACGATTCCAGAAGAGAATTTTTCCTTCTCACGGTATAAGATTCAACTGGTTTATCGTGGCAAAATTAGGAATATGAACACTCTTGAACGGCTCGAAAATCTCAACCACATCCGCAGACTTAGCCGCCTGATGGATAATGCAATCCGAATCCCAGGCATCGGCTTTCGTATTGGTTTAGACCCGATTATTGGTCTGATACCAGGTGCCGGAGATATCATCAGCACCGGGTTTTCGGCTTACATCATCTATTTAGCTGCCCGCTTCGGCTTACCGCGTGAAATCCTACAAAAGATGATATTTAATATCGCCTTAGAAGCCACAGTCGGCTCGGTGCCTTTGGTAGGAGACTTATTCGATGCATACTACAAGTCAAATATCCGTAACTTGGCGCTTTTAGAGCAACATCTTCAGGTGGCTGAACCCGAACTGAATGAAGTCACCCCCCTTCAGACTGTAACGAGCATCAATTGATAGTAACGCAGCCGGAAGGAAGCGCTTCCTTCCGGCTAAAAAGCCATTTAGACTATCGTTCAATCTTGACAGAAAGAATTTTGTCTCCCTGACGAATCGCATTGACTACATTCATGTCTTCAGTTTTACCAAAAACTGTGTGTTGTCCGTCTAAATGGGGTTGAGGAGCGTGGCAAATAAAGAATTGACTCCCACCTGTATTGCGCCCCGCATGAGCCATTGATAAACTTCCTGCCTGATGCTTATTTGGGTTAATTTCACAGTTGATTTTGTAACCTGGACCACCTGTTCCCGTTCCCTGCGGACAGCCACCCTGAATCATAAAGTTAGGAATGACTCGGTGGAAATTAAGACCGTCGTAAAACCCTTTTTCAGATAAGTCAACAAAATTTTTCACCGTGTTCGGTGCATCTTTGTCAAACAGCTCCAAATTGATTGTGCCTTTGTCGGTTTCCATAATCGCGCGAGTCATAGTTTCTCCTTTTCTAATCCCTTCGGATGATTGATTGATGTGGCTAGGAATATGCCACAAACCAACCATTTTAGAATAAAAACACTCTATCTTTACTTTAGCTAATTTTAAAACGGTAATCTCTTTGACACAGATTCGCGCTTCGGACGCACGCACCAAGATCGAAGCCTATAGCACAAGTGGTACGCTATATGCGAGCGTCCGCTATAAACAGGCTACCCGCTAGTTGGACGCGGAACGAAGCCTGTCCTGTGCCTCCGGAACTGGCAATTGAGATGATTTCTCCTAACCAAACTATAAAAGAATTTGAAGAGAAGGATAAGGCTTACTTTGATGCGGGTGTGTTACGAGTTTGGATTGTCGAGCATGAAAGTTTAAGTATTAGAGTCTTTTCTCGAAATAACACAAGTGAATACACTGATAACACACCAATTATAGACTCCTTATTTCCTGGATTGGAAATAACACCAAAACGGTTTTTTGAAGAATCAGAATTAGTTTAATTTCCAGTAGCGATCGCTATTGCGTAGAACCTATAAATCTAAACTAATAAATATTAATTATTTCGGGCATCGCCAGCAGGTTTTTAAATAGCGCTGAAGCTGCCTCAGTATTTTCGTTAGGAGCTAAAAACCTGAAAGCAGAAGCAGCTAAATAAGACGGATTTTGTTCAAAAGCAATCCAACGCCGTTGCAAAGCCTCAGCCGCTGCGCCAGTCGTATTCGAGCCAGCAAAAATATCGAGGACTGTATCTCCTGAATCGGTGAGAAAGTTAATAAAAAACATCGGCAGTTTTTGAGGAAACCGCGCCGGATGTGCAGAAATTCCAACGGCTTTGCAAAGTTGAATGTATCGAGAATTGCTTTCAGTATTAGGGATTTGCAACAAGTTGGAAGGTATAGCACCGCCGTTATTAGTCGCAAAACCCGATCCGATATCGTGACCTGAAGGGCGTGCTTTGGGTTTATAGTATTTTTCAGGATTCTCGTGTAGCTTTTTCATTCGTTCCGAATAAGGAACTAAAACGTTACTCACATTCGCTTTAGGATAGTCAGTTTTTGATAGCCACCAGACAGTATTGACAGAATCCTTCGTGCGGATCTTACGTTTATTCACCCATTCAATCGGCGAAGGTAACTTAGAAGGGTTGTGCCAAAAAAACTCCTCAGCTAAGCGAAAATCTAGCTCATCGCAGAGTTTAATTAAAATCCGGTAATTGTAGAGCGATCGCACTGGACGTTTACTTTGATAAGCACCCCCAAGATCGAGGACAAAACTTCCCTGCGGTGATAGGATGCGATACACTTTTTGACAGAAGGCAAAAAGCCAATCTATATAGGCTTCCTGCTCAACATTGCCATAACTCTTTTCGCGTAGCAAAGCAAATGGAGGAGAGGTCATTACTAGATCGATTGAGTCAGATTCAAGACAATCTAGCAATTCAAGCGAGTCACCAACATAGGCAGCACCGTAATTTGTAGCATACAAAGGTTCCTTTAGATTCATCGCTGCCATTTTTCACAAATACTTTCAAAACAAATTGTATAATTAAATCAATTCTCAGCAAATACAAGCTCTTTGTAGCTTGTAGTACGTTAGAAATAACATAGGCGTAAAGTAAGAGGTCAAAATATGAACAGAGATAATCCAAAAAAGGGAAATAATCAGGAGAAAAATATTGCCTCTCCTTCACCTAGCGAACCAAAACAGGTTCCTCACACGATTGACATAGATGGGAAGCGTCCAATCGCGCCAGATAATATTCAGATTGAAGACACTCTTGACGTAGATGGACACCGACCGATTACCTCTAGTAATCTTCAGTTTGAGGACACTCTTGACGTAGATGGACACCGACCGATTGATCCAAGCGATATTCAGGTTTGTGAAACCGTGGAAATCGATGGAAAGCGCCCAATTACTTCAAATGATTTTCAGGTTCAGGGCACTGTTGACGTAGATGGGCACCGTCCAATTGGCTCTAGCAATCTTCACATTGATGAGACAATGCATATAGCTGGAAACCGCCCAGTTGCTTCAAATAATCCGGACGATCTTGACATTACAAACGATTACATGGATTAGCCTTTATAGGCTTCTTTTTACCTGTTTTATCTAGGATGCCGCATTAAAAGCCATCTGCCAGAAATCCTGCTCTAATTCAGCCACCTTTAAAAAAGCTTCTTCGGCTTGATGCTGAACAGTTTCTGATGCAGTTTGTAGCATTTCATCTGCTTGCTGTTCCAAAAGTTTTACATATTCCGTAAAACCTGGATTTCCCCAACGGTCGGCAAACTCAGCATAGGGATCTGGCATGACTCCTGGTAATTGCCAACCTTGATTATAAGCAAGCTCAATTGCCCAAAATGCAGTCGCTCGAACTGGGTGTGGCATTATCGAAAGACTGTGCATATAGTCACAGTATTCTGTGCAAGTTGATTGTTTTTGGGTATTGAGATTCAATTGTCGTTCAGAGGCTTTTGCTTTGAACCAGTTGAGTTCATCTTTCAGTGCGACTAATCCACCCAGAATGACATCAAAATGAGCGGGTGGTGCAACTGCCAAAATTTGTGCCACCATCCGCGTGAACTCTACTACAAAAAGATAATCTTGTACCAGCCAGGTGTTAAATTGCTGCGGCTGAATGGTTCCTAATTTGCATTGCACTAGGAAAGGATGCACCGTTGCTTGGTGCCAAACTTGAGTATGTTTTTGAAGAAGTTGTTGGCAGCTTAAGGTCATCTCTATTTTAGATTATGGATTAGCAGTTTATTGAAATACTGAGTATTAATACTTAATTTTAGTAGATTTTAGCGATCGCCTTCTTGTTGAATTTCTTAACTTTAGGCTGGGCTGATTTTCAGACTTTAGAGAGAGTTATTCTCTAAAGTTTTTTACTCACACTGAGTATAGAGCGTTAGGATACAACGTTACAAAAGTATAAACAAAAGGGTACTCAGAACGCAACCTCTCATAGAGGCAGTCTTTCGACTTTGAAGGCGTAAATACCATGTTTCAAAGTGTAAAAATGATGCTGGATTTGTCCAGCACACAATTTTGTTTTGCTAAAGTTTCAGTGGCTCCGAGTGGGATTCAAGCCGTGAATACCCCTATAAAAGAGGCAACACTTGTTTTTTCAAGTCCACAGTTTTTTGTTGCCTTGATTGCCGGAGTATTAATGGCATTTGCTTTCCAATTTTTGTTAACCAATTTTTCGATTGCTGCTGGAATTTCATCCGCAGAGAATCCCTTAGATTCGGATGATGATGATACAGAAACTTGGGGCGAAAAAGTTCGTAGCATTGAATCTAAGGTAGGAATTTGGACATTATTGACGGTCAATATCGCCATATTCATTGCTTGTTTTCTGGCGGTGAAACTGACTCTGATTAGCAGCGTCATTTTAGGTGCAATCACTGGCGTCGTGATTTGGTCAGCTTATTTTTTGCTGCTCCTTTGGGTGAGTTCTACGGCAGTGGGTTCCTTAATTGGTTCGGTGGTGAATACTGCGGGTTCAGGGATGCAAGGGGTGATGGCGACAGCCAGCACTGCGCTTGGTGGGAGTGCGATGAATAGGCAGATTGTTTCTACTGCTGAAGCATCCGCCGCCGCCGTTCGCCGGGAATTGAGTTCGTCTCTCGATCCGGATAGCTTGCGAGAAACAATTAAGGATTACTTTACAGATTTGCAACTGCCAAAGCTAGACATCAATAAGGTTCGCAGCGACTTAGAAAAGTTACTGAGCGATGTTGATGTGAAATCTATTGCGGGGAATGACGTTTTACGCAATGTCAATCGCCAAACTTTTGTGGATTTAGTCAGTAGCCGCAGTGATTTCTCTAAGCAGGAGGTTAATCGGATTGCGGATCAATTGGAAGTTGTTTGGCAGAAGGTATTCGGTCAACAACAGCCAACACAAACAGATCCGCAGGTTGAATTACTCAACTTTCTGAAACAAGCCGCTCCAGAGGAGTTGAAATCTAATGAGCTTTCTGCCAAGCTTTCTCAACTTGTTGGAGTTGGACAAGGCAAATCAGAGCGCAGTCATGGCAATGGCTTGATGGAACACTCCATGCAGTTGGGTGTAACTGCGTTACTGGGAGAAGTCATGAAGCGGACGGATCTCTCCGATTTAGATGTGGAAAAAATTTCCAGCCAGTTGCAACATTTGAAAGAGCAAGCAACTAAACAAGCTAAAACGGTGGGGACAAAAGTTGCCGATAAGGTGCCTGCGCCATCTTTTAGCACGATTAAGGCAGATGTAGAAAACTACCTGCTAAATTCCAAACCTTGGCACTTGAACCGAGAAACGATTAAGCAGGAATTTAGAGAAGTTATTTACGATTCGGATGCAGCTCCTGGAAAAGTTCGGCAGCAGATCGAGCAATTGAATCGGGACTATTTTGTAAGGGTGCTGGAAGCACGGGGTACTTTCACCTCCGAGCAAGTTGCGGATATTGCTGAGCAGATGGATAGTATTCGGCAGGAAGTTTTTGAAACTGTCCAGGGTGCGGAATCTCAAGAACAGTCGCAAGACCTCCGCGATCGCGTTGAACATTATCTGCACTCGACGGGTAAGGAAGAACTAAACCCAGAAGGCATTGAGCGCGATTTCAAAGCACTTCTAGAAGATCCAGATGCTGGGATTGATGCTTTAAGCGATCGCCTCTCGCAATTCGACCGCGATACTTTAGTGCAACTCCTCTCTCAACGAGAAGACTTGAGTCAAGAGGAAGCCGATCAACTAATCGGTCAGTTGGAAAGTACGCGCGATCGCGTCTTGTCTCAAGCTCAAGAATTGCAAGACCGCGCCAAATCTGAAGCGGAAGGACTGTGGCAAAGGGTAGAATCCTATCTGCGCGATACTCACAAAGAAGAACTGAATCCTGAAGACATCAAGCGAGAGTTGCAAACGCTTCTCAATGACCCTCAGGCAGGAGTTGCCGCACTCCGGACGCGACTTTCTCATTTTGACCGCGATACGCTGGTGCAATTGCTTAAGGGACGCGGCGATCTGAGCGAAGAACAGATTGATGGAACAATCCATCAGATCGAATCAGTGCGAGAGAGTATTCTGCACGCACCGCAACAATTAGCTGGTCAAGCAAAGGATCGCTACGACCAAGTGACGAACCAGATTGCTGAGTATCTGCGAAACACCAACCTGGAAGAACTCGATCCGCAAGGCATCCAGCAGGATTTGGCAAAACTCCTGAATGACCCGAAAGAGGGCAGTTTAGCGCTCAGAGAAAGACTGTCTCACGTCGATCGGGAAACCTTGGTGAAGCTGCTGAGTCAACGAGAAGACTTGAGCGAAGAGCAAGTCAATCGAGCAATCGATCGGCTGCAAGAGGCGATTCGCAGCATTGTCAAAGCGCCGCGACGCTTGGCAACCCGTGCCAGAGACACGGTTCAGAATTTCCAAACCGATTTGGAAGATTACCTGCGGAACACGAACAAACAAGAACTCAACCCGGAAAGCATCAAACGAGAGTTGCAATTAATGCTGAACGATCCCCAAGCGGGGTGGAAGAATATCAGCGATCGCTTCTCTCATTTCGACCGTTCCACCTTTGTTGCACTCCTATCGCAACGAGAGGATATCTCAGAGGAGGAAGCCAACCGGATTGTCGATCAAATTGAATCGGTTCGCCATCAGTTTGTCGAACAAGCGCAGAATGCCCAGCACAAAGTGCAATCGGTGCTTGACGGAGTTTTTGGCAAGATTCGCAATTACCTCAACTCCCTGGATCGTCCAGAACTCAATTACGAGGGAATTAAGCGCGATTTCCGCAAACTCTTTGACGATCCGCAAGCTGGATTCGACGCGATGCGCGATCGCCTCTCGCAATTCGATCGGGACACTTTGGTGGCTCTGTTGAGTTCCCGCGAGGATATTTCTGAAGCGGATGCTAACCGACTCATCGACCAGATTGAAGGGGTGCGCGAGAGTACGATACACCGCGCTGAACGCTTCCAGCAGGAAACGAAACGACGCATCAAAGACCTCAAGCGCAAAGCGAAGCAGCAAGCAGAGGAAACCCGAAAATCTGCTGCAACCGCTGCTTGGTGGCTCTTTGGAACCGCGCTAACTTCTGTCGCCACCGCAGCGATCGCTGGAGTCATCGCTGTATCCGGTTTCGCTTTCTTTAGCTAAAGCTTTAACGATTTCCAAGCAAGTTAAGCCTCCTTTTCAGGAGGCTTTTTCTTACATTTTGCATCCAGCTCAATCCTTTCTCTGGAAAAGCTTGAGATTTCCTAAGTCATCGCCGCCGGGATGTTCGATTGATCAAACCGAGAGCGGCTGCCAAAAGAGCTGAACCAATAATTGACCAGATAATTGGGAAGGATTTCCCTCCAATATTGAGAGCAAATATCACCGGAAGATTAAACTCTTTGGCTACCCACAATCCAATGTATGCACCAATAATCCCGACAATTATCGAGAGTAGACAGCCCCCTGCCGAGTAACCCACTAACGCTTGCCCAGTGCCGCCGCAGAACGCAGCAATGACCAACAATACTAGAAACTCGATTGGCGTCATTGTTCCTCCAGTACCGGAGTGATGAAACTGCTAATAGGTTCGCACAAGTAGGTGCTTTTTCAGGAAAGTTGTGGATTCAGAGCAATGAAGGCGATCGCTCTCTAAAATCTCATTCATGGCTTGCTCCTACTCCAGCCAACCGGCAACTTCCAGATTTAAACTCCAGGGGAGAGCTTTTGTACCATAGATTTATTCGCCCATCCACTTACATCGCTCATCGTCATGGTAGGCACCGGAACCCAACTCACATTACAGGAATTTCTAGCTTTACCTCAAGGAGATGTAACCTATGAGTTTGTAGATGGTCAGGCAGTGCCTAAAGTGTCTCCTAAGCTTTTTCATTCTGTACTACAGTCAGCTTTGTGGGTTCTCATGGGTGCCTGGTGTAAAGGACGAGGACGAGTTGTTCAAGAATGGGCAGTGCTGTTGAAACGTCATGGTCAAGACTGGGCACCTATACCCGATTTGACTTACATTTCTTACCAACTCCTACCCGCCAGTTGGAAGCGGAACGAAGCTTGTCCTGTGCCTCCTGAACTGGTGATTGAGATTATCTCTCCAGACCAAACCCTGAAAGAATTTGAAAATAAAGCGAAAGACTACTTTGACGCTGGTATTTTAAGAGTCTGGGTTGTAGATCCTGAAGCGATGAATATCCGGGTATTTTTCCCAGATGGGTCGAACCAACTTTACACAGATACTACGCCCATTGTGGATACCCTGCTTCTAGGTTTGGAACTAACGCCCAGACAGATTTTTGAACAAGCAGAACTGATTTAATGGTTCCACTGCTACAGATGCTACAGATGCGATCGCTAAATTATGAATCACTACTTTGCCACAGTTGCCCGTGGTCTAGAGCCTACTGCCGCTGCTGAACTGGAACGTCTAGGGGCAAAGGAAGTTCGTCCTGATTTTACTGGAGTACATTTTGTTGGCGATAAAGCATTGCTATACCGGGTGAATCTCTGGGCAAGGACAATTTTTCGAGTGCTAGTCCCCATCCATGAATTTGCCTGCTATGACGCCCAGATGCTCTACCAAGGGGTGCAAAACATCTCCTGGGATGAGTATCTACGCCCCAACAACACCCTAGCTGTGGACTGTACAGGGGGCAATCAAAAACTTAACCACACCCACTTCACGGCTTTACAAGTTAAAAACGCCATCGTAGACCAACAGCGTGACAAATCAGGTCACAGGTCTAGCGTTGATACCGAAAGTCCAGATGTGCGGATTAATGTCCACATCCATCAAGACCGTTGCATTTTAAGTTTAGACAGTTCGGGTACAAGTCTCCACCGCCGGGGATACCGACCCGCAATGGGACTGGCTCCGCTTAAGGAGACGCTGGCGGCGGCTATC includes the following:
- a CDS encoding Uma2 family endonuclease — its product is MVGTGTQLTLQEFLALPQGDVTYEFVDGQAVPKVSPKLFHSVLQSALWVLMGAWCKGRGRVVQEWAVLLKRHGQDWAPIPDLTYISYQLLPASWKRNEACPVPPELVIEIISPDQTLKEFENKAKDYFDAGILRVWVVDPEAMNIRVFFPDGSNQLYTDTTPIVDTLLLGLELTPRQIFEQAELI
- a CDS encoding DUF4112 domain-containing protein, with the protein product MNTLERLENLNHIRRLSRLMDNAIRIPGIGFRIGLDPIIGLIPGAGDIISTGFSAYIIYLAARFGLPREILQKMIFNIALEATVGSVPLVGDLFDAYYKSNIRNLALLEQHLQVAEPELNEVTPLQTVTSIN
- a CDS encoding Uma2 family endonuclease, whose protein sequence is MRASAINRLPASWTRNEACPVPPELAIEMISPNQTIKEFEEKDKAYFDAGVLRVWIVEHESLSIRVFSRNNTSEYTDNTPIIDSLFPGLEITPKRFFEESELV
- a CDS encoding TenA family transcriptional regulator, yielding MTLSCQQLLQKHTQVWHQATVHPFLVQCKLGTIQPQQFNTWLVQDYLFVVEFTRMVAQILAVAPPAHFDVILGGLVALKDELNWFKAKASERQLNLNTQKQSTCTEYCDYMHSLSIMPHPVRATAFWAIELAYNQGWQLPGVMPDPYAEFADRWGNPGFTEYVKLLEQQADEMLQTASETVQHQAEEAFLKVAELEQDFWQMAFNAAS
- a CDS encoding MFS transporter, which gives rise to MFQSVKMMLDLSSTQFCFAKVSVAPSGIQAVNTPIKEATLVFSSPQFFVALIAGVLMAFAFQFLLTNFSIAAGISSAENPLDSDDDDTETWGEKVRSIESKVGIWTLLTVNIAIFIACFLAVKLTLISSVILGAITGVVIWSAYFLLLLWVSSTAVGSLIGSVVNTAGSGMQGVMATASTALGGSAMNRQIVSTAEASAAAVRRELSSSLDPDSLRETIKDYFTDLQLPKLDINKVRSDLEKLLSDVDVKSIAGNDVLRNVNRQTFVDLVSSRSDFSKQEVNRIADQLEVVWQKVFGQQQPTQTDPQVELLNFLKQAAPEELKSNELSAKLSQLVGVGQGKSERSHGNGLMEHSMQLGVTALLGEVMKRTDLSDLDVEKISSQLQHLKEQATKQAKTVGTKVADKVPAPSFSTIKADVENYLLNSKPWHLNRETIKQEFREVIYDSDAAPGKVRQQIEQLNRDYFVRVLEARGTFTSEQVADIAEQMDSIRQEVFETVQGAESQEQSQDLRDRVEHYLHSTGKEELNPEGIERDFKALLEDPDAGIDALSDRLSQFDRDTLVQLLSQREDLSQEEADQLIGQLESTRDRVLSQAQELQDRAKSEAEGLWQRVESYLRDTHKEELNPEDIKRELQTLLNDPQAGVAALRTRLSHFDRDTLVQLLKGRGDLSEEQIDGTIHQIESVRESILHAPQQLAGQAKDRYDQVTNQIAEYLRNTNLEELDPQGIQQDLAKLLNDPKEGSLALRERLSHVDRETLVKLLSQREDLSEEQVNRAIDRLQEAIRSIVKAPRRLATRARDTVQNFQTDLEDYLRNTNKQELNPESIKRELQLMLNDPQAGWKNISDRFSHFDRSTFVALLSQREDISEEEANRIVDQIESVRHQFVEQAQNAQHKVQSVLDGVFGKIRNYLNSLDRPELNYEGIKRDFRKLFDDPQAGFDAMRDRLSQFDRDTLVALLSSREDISEADANRLIDQIEGVRESTIHRAERFQQETKRRIKDLKRKAKQQAEETRKSAATAAWWLFGTALTSVATAAIAGVIAVSGFAFFS
- a CDS encoding peptidylprolyl isomerase yields the protein MTRAIMETDKGTINLELFDKDAPNTVKNFVDLSEKGFYDGLNFHRVIPNFMIQGGCPQGTGTGGPGYKINCEINPNKHQAGSLSMAHAGRNTGGSQFFICHAPQPHLDGQHTVFGKTEDMNVVNAIRQGDKILSVKIER
- a CDS encoding site-specific DNA-methyltransferase; amino-acid sequence: MNLKEPLYATNYGAAYVGDSLELLDCLESDSIDLVMTSPPFALLREKSYGNVEQEAYIDWLFAFCQKVYRILSPQGSFVLDLGGAYQSKRPVRSLYNYRILIKLCDELDFRLAEEFFWHNPSKLPSPIEWVNKRKIRTKDSVNTVWWLSKTDYPKANVSNVLVPYSERMKKLHENPEKYYKPKARPSGHDIGSGFATNNGGAIPSNLLQIPNTESNSRYIQLCKAVGISAHPARFPQKLPMFFINFLTDSGDTVLDIFAGSNTTGAAAEALQRRWIAFEQNPSYLAASAFRFLAPNENTEAASALFKNLLAMPEIINIY
- a CDS encoding pentapeptide repeat-containing protein; the encoded protein is MLNAPTQDLHFICSQFLAQDPQKRLQNLKDLGIARYADFLTKMPLTEPNVACVMNFFRDTSRVKFPKLRGADLSNLNLDGVNFIRGDLSGANLRGSSLLEADLLFANFTGADLRNADLRGATLNETIWSGAVVENCNFGKGMGLTEQQRRSLKIFGARFNEQGDERG